The Solidesulfovibrio fructosivorans JJ] DNA segment TCGTGAGAGAACGAGCCGCCGATGGCCCCGGAATCGGCCGAGACGGCCCGGAATTTGAGTCCCAGGCGCTCGAAGATACGGATATAGGCCTTGTACATGGCCCAGTAGCTGGCGTCGGCTCCGGCATCGTCCTTGTCGAAGGAGTAGGCGTCCTTCATGACGAATTCCCGGCCGCGCATGAGCCCGAAACGGGGGCGGATCTCGTCGCGAAATTTCGTCTGGATCTGGTAGAGGTTGATGGGAAGCTGGCGGTAGGAGCGAATCTCGTGGCGCACGAGGTCGGTGACGACTTCCTCATGGGTGGGGCCCAGGCAGAATTCGCGCTCGTGGCGGTCGACGAAACGCAGGAGTTCGCGGCCGTAGAACTCCCAGCGGCCGGATTCCTTCCAAAGGTCGGCCGGCTGCACGGCGGGCATGAGGATTTCCAGGGCTCCGGCCCGATCCATTTCCTCGCGCACGATGCGGGCGACGTTGTTGAGCGCCTTTAGCCCCAGCGGCAGATAGGTATAGATGCCGGCGGTGAGCTTGCGGATCATGCCGGCGCGCAGCAAAAGCTTATGGCTTACGACCTCGGCTTCGGCCGGAGTCTCTTTAAGGGTCGGGGCATAGTAGCGGCTCAGTCGCATGAGGTTTCCTTTTTTTCGGTGAGATAACGGTCCAGTTCGTCCATGAAGGCGGGAATGAGATTGTCGGCGCCGCGCACCTTGCCGAGCACCTGGCCCTTGCGGAAGATGATGCCGCAGTCCCGGCCGCCGGCGATGCCGATGTCGGCCTCGCGGGCCTCGCCCGGGCCGTTGACCACACAGCCCATGACGGCGACGGTGAAGACCTCGGTCACGCCGCGAAGGCGCTCCTCCACGGCCTCGGCCAGGCCGACGAGGTCGATCTCGGTGCGGCCGCAGGTGGGGCAGGAGATGATTTCCGGGCCCCGGGCGCGGATGTCGAGGGAACGCAAAATTTCATAGGCCACGCCGATTTCCGTGACCGGGTCGCCGGTCAGCGAGACCCGAAGCGTGTCGCCAAGCCCCTCGGAGAGCAGAATCCCCAGGCCCACGGCGGACTTGACCGCGCCGCGCATGGGGGTTCCGGCCTCGGTGACGCCGATGTGCAGCGGATAGTCGACCTTTCCCGCCAACAGGCGATAGGCGGCCACGGTGCGGGGCACGGAGGAGGATTTGAGCGACACCTTGATGTCGTGAAAGCCCCGTTTTTCCAGATAGGCGATATGGGTCAGGGCGCTTTCGACCATGGCCTCGGGGGTGGGACCGCCGAATTTTTTGAGCAGGTCCTTTTGCACCGAGCCGGAATTGACGCCGATGCGGATCGGCGCGCCGTGGTCCTTAGCCGCCGCGACCACCGTGTCCACGGCCGCCTCGGAACCGATGTTGCCGGGATTGATGCGAAGCGCCTCGATGCCGGCGGCAAGCGCCGCAACGGCGAGGCGGTGGTCGAAATGGATGTCGGCCACCAGCGGCACGGGCGAGGCCTCATGGATGGGCCGCAAGGCCGCCGCCGCGTCCTCGTCGAGCACGGCCAGACGCACGATCTCGCAACCGGCGTCGGCCAGGGCCCGGATCTGGGCCAGGGTGGCCGGCACGTCGCGAGTGTCGGTGTTGGTCATGCTCTGGACGCGCACGGGGTTGTCGCCGCCGACGCCGACATTGCCGATGGTCACGGCACGGGTGGGGTGCCTCGGAGGGGGTTGCGAATTGTCGCGCATGGGATGGGTGGTTGCGGGTTGGGAAAAACGCGGGACGCCGGGGTTACTTGCCCTGGGTCACGCGGGTTACGGAAAGATAGACGTCGTCCCCGGACTTTTTGGCCACGGCGCCCTCGATACGGCACGGCGCGTCCTTTTTGCCCAGGGCAAAGAGCTGCTCGATAACTTCCTTGGCGGTGACATCGTCGCAGATCATGTATTGCTTCTTCTCGTTGCTCGTAAACGACAGGCAGATGGTCTGCGTCTCCGGGTACTGCATGACGCCGGAAACCCGGCCGTCGAGGGTTACGGATTGCGCCGCCCGGGCCGGAACGCCGCACAACAAGCCGGTCAGGACCAAGGCCCACAGCAAACTACGCATCAGTCGAACCTCCAAAACCCTCCCGGAAAACCGCGCTTAGGAGGAAACCTCGCCGCCGTCGCGGGCGGACGATTTCCCGAGAAGCGTCAGCAACCAGATGCAGCAGGTCACGGCCGCCGCCTGGTAGACCACGTCCTGGCCCATGACCCAGACAAGGGCCGCGCGCGGCGCGCCGTCCGGGAGGCGAAACACCCAGCGCACCACGATATCCGGCAGAAAATCGCCGAGCGGCCAATCGAGCCACAGTCCATCCCGCAGCGCCACGAAAAGCTTCATGCCGCACAAGGTGTATAAGGCCGCCAGGCTGGTCCAGAGGCAGCCCCGGCCGAGGACGTCGCTTCGGGTTGTCATGAAACCGCCCTATCCGGTCGCCGTTTTGCGGTGGCGGCACTATATGTGCGGCAGGCCGACCTGTAAACGCCCGTGGCGCGTCTTTCTCCCCGAGAGAGGCCGCGCGGTCAACCGACGGGTTGCGCGGCAAGGTGCCCCATGGCCGCCTGACGGTCCGCAAACCGAGGGGCGCGGCCGGTGACGCCGAGCCGGTCGAGCACCTTGGCGAAATTGTCCGAAAGGCCGCAAATCGCCGCCGGGCGGCTGCTCCCCTCCTCCGTGGCCTGCAACAGCAGGTCGAGGCCGGCGCCGTTGATCGAGGCGTCGGGGCTGAAGGCGAAAAGCAGTTTGCCGGCGTCGGCGAGTTCGCGCATGGCCCGCGTCAGATAGGGCTCGGTTTCGCCGGTCAGGTTGCCCCGTATGACGACGATCCCCACCTCGCCGTCCCGCTCCACGCCGATGGGCTCGGTGCCCCCAGCCGCACCGGCCTGGTCCAGCCGGCCGTTGGCCCGGGCCAGGGCAGCTTCCAGGGCCTCGCGCCGGATGGGTTTGTCGATGAAATCGGTGGCCCGAAGCCCGAGCGCGGTCAGGGCCAGATCGACGTCGCCATGGCCGGTGATGACGACCACCTCGGTGCGCGGGCTCATTTCCTTGATAGCGCGCAGCACGGCCAGGCCGTCCATGCCGGGCATCTTGATGTCGGTGAGCACGATGGGCGGCTCTTTCTCGGTGAAAACGGCCAGCCCCTCCTCGCCGCTGGCGGCCGTCAGCACCGGATAGCCATAGGCCCCGAGGTAGAGCTCGAACATCTGGAGCGTCGGACGCTCGTCGTCGATGACCAATATGGTGCGCATGCCGTACTCCCGGGGATGACGGAGCGTCATGTTTGCAGGCAGGCGGAGCCGTCGTCAAGCCGTGGCACTGGCGGGAGCGCCATCCGCGACCGGAAAGCTCAGGCGAAAAAGACTGCCACCGCCCGGGGCCTCGTCCACCGCGATGTCCCCGCCGTAATCCTTGACGATGCCGTAGGTGATGGCGAGCCCGAGGCCCATGCCCTGCCCGGTCTGCTTGGTGGTGAAAAACGGCTCGAAAATCTTATGCCGCTTGGCCTCGGGGATGCCGCAGCCGGTATCGGCCACGGTCACCGTCACCCGGGGGCCTTCCCGAAAACACCGGATGCGAAGTCGCCTGACCTCGGAGGCCCTGTCCGGACAGCCGTTTCCCACCATGGCGTCGCGGGCGTTGACCACGAGGTTGAAAAAAACCTGCTCCAGGCGGTTGGCATGGGCCCGGATGGGCGGCACGGGCCGCAAATCCAGGTCGATCTCGATGCCGGCCAGGGACAGTTCGTGGCCGATCATGGCAAAAACGCCCCGGATGGGCACGGCGATGTCCACATCCTCCAGGACCGGCTCGGACTTGCGGCCGAAGTCGCGCAGGTGGCCGATGATAGCGGCGGCGCGGTCCACCTGTTCGCTGATCTGGGCGGTGACGGCCAGCAGGTTCTCCAGGGGCGGCGGATGGCCGGACTCGGCCACCAGACGCAGGTAGTCGCTGCCCATCTTGACGGCGTTGAGCGGCTGGTTGAGCTCGTGGGCGATGCCGGCCGACATTTCACCCAAGGTCTTCATCTTGCTCGCCTGGATGAGGTGGGCGTCCTTTTCCACCTGCTCGGTGATGTCGGTGGTGGAAAAAATCACGGCGTCGCGGCCCCGGTAGGCGATGCGGCAGGCGTGCAGGTTGACGAAAAGCGGCGTGCCGTCTTTTCGCACATGGCGCAGCTTGGCGAAAAGCACCCGGTCCGGCGCATCGCGGTCCTGCAAATAGGCCGAGACCCCGCCCGGGGGGCCGTCGGACTCCAGCACCTCCACGGCCCGGCCGACCAGCGCGTCCCGGGGATAGCCATAGACGTCCTCGGCCTGGGAATTGGCGTCCAGGATACGGCCGGTCGCCGTGTCGACGACAAAAACCGGGTCGGGGTTGCTGTCGAAAAGGGATCGGTACTTTTCCTCGGATTCCCGCAGCCGGCGGCGGTAGAGCCGGATGCTCCAGATCATGTTGCCGAAGGATTCGGCGAGCTGGGCCACCTCGTCGCCGCCGCCGTCCTTGCGGTAGAAGCGGCACTCCCGGCAGGTGGGAGCGTTGGCCGGATTGTCGGAGCCGCTCTCCCCCGCGCTCTGGTCGAAATGCCAGCAGGGAAGGTCCGTGTCGGCATAGGCCGGGCAATCCCGGGGCGCGGTCTCGCGCAGGCCAAGGAGCGTCGCCGGCTCGTCCAGACTGCCGCGACTGACGGCGTCAGCGGCCTTGGTCAGCCGGGAGATGGGTCGGGCCACGGCATTGGACAGGCGCAGCACGATGATGAACATGACCACGGTCACAACGGCGATAAAGCCCAGGAAGGTGGTGCGCAACGTGCCGACCAGGGAATCGATGTGGCTTTTGGAAAGCCCCACGTGGACCGCGCCCAGGGTGTAGATGCCCTCGCGCACGGGCACGGCGATGTCGATGGCCTGGCTGCCCTCGAAATGGACCAGCCTGATGCGGGACTCGACGCCCTCGGGCAGCGGATTGGCCCGCAAAAGCGCCTTGGGAAAGATCCGCATGAAGGTATTGGCCAGAATATGGCCGTCAGTGTTCTCGATGAAAATGTAGGAAACGAGGATGCGCCGCTCGCCAAGCTGGGCCGCGTCGAACACCAGGCTGACGAGATTGGCCCGGTCCTTGTCCAGGATGTAGCCGCTGGCCCGTTCGGCGATGCTCTGGCCGATGGCCACGCCGCGCTGCTCCAGCT contains these protein-coding regions:
- the ispG gene encoding flavodoxin-dependent (E)-4-hydroxy-3-methylbut-2-enyl-diphosphate synthase translates to MRDNSQPPPRHPTRAVTIGNVGVGGDNPVRVQSMTNTDTRDVPATLAQIRALADAGCEIVRLAVLDEDAAAALRPIHEASPVPLVADIHFDHRLAVAALAAGIEALRINPGNIGSEAAVDTVVAAAKDHGAPIRIGVNSGSVQKDLLKKFGGPTPEAMVESALTHIAYLEKRGFHDIKVSLKSSSVPRTVAAYRLLAGKVDYPLHIGVTEAGTPMRGAVKSAVGLGILLSEGLGDTLRVSLTGDPVTEIGVAYEILRSLDIRARGPEIISCPTCGRTEIDLVGLAEAVEERLRGVTEVFTVAVMGCVVNGPGEAREADIGIAGGRDCGIIFRKGQVLGKVRGADNLIPAFMDELDRYLTEKKETSCD
- a CDS encoding response regulator translates to MRTILVIDDERPTLQMFELYLGAYGYPVLTAASGEEGLAVFTEKEPPIVLTDIKMPGMDGLAVLRAIKEMSPRTEVVVITGHGDVDLALTALGLRATDFIDKPIRREALEAALARANGRLDQAGAAGGTEPIGVERDGEVGIVVIRGNLTGETEPYLTRAMRELADAGKLLFAFSPDASINGAGLDLLLQATEEGSSRPAAICGLSDNFAKVLDRLGVTGRAPRFADRQAAMGHLAAQPVG
- a CDS encoding ATP-binding protein — protein: MFSKRRISLKLKMFGGAMAVVLLVSAVIALLARWILVTSLNRELEQRGVAIGQSIAERASGYILDKDRANLVSLVFDAAQLGERRILVSYIFIENTDGHILANTFMRIFPKALLRANPLPEGVESRIRLVHFEGSQAIDIAVPVREGIYTLGAVHVGLSKSHIDSLVGTLRTTFLGFIAVVTVVMFIIVLRLSNAVARPISRLTKAADAVSRGSLDEPATLLGLRETAPRDCPAYADTDLPCWHFDQSAGESGSDNPANAPTCRECRFYRKDGGGDEVAQLAESFGNMIWSIRLYRRRLRESEEKYRSLFDSNPDPVFVVDTATGRILDANSQAEDVYGYPRDALVGRAVEVLESDGPPGGVSAYLQDRDAPDRVLFAKLRHVRKDGTPLFVNLHACRIAYRGRDAVIFSTTDITEQVEKDAHLIQASKMKTLGEMSAGIAHELNQPLNAVKMGSDYLRLVAESGHPPPLENLLAVTAQISEQVDRAAAIIGHLRDFGRKSEPVLEDVDIAVPIRGVFAMIGHELSLAGIEIDLDLRPVPPIRAHANRLEQVFFNLVVNARDAMVGNGCPDRASEVRRLRIRCFREGPRVTVTVADTGCGIPEAKRHKIFEPFFTTKQTGQGMGLGLAITYGIVKDYGGDIAVDEAPGGGSLFRLSFPVADGAPASATA